One stretch of Variovorax sp. TBS-050B DNA includes these proteins:
- a CDS encoding DUF6596 domain-containing protein encodes MNDTAALAAAERAARLSYGRLLAILSARTHDIAGSEDALADAFARALERWPVDGVPERPDAWLLSVARNRRLDAWRHTRVQDAATQTLLLLAGEMDTAEAGGQAVPDDRLRLFFVCAHPAIDAAARTPLMLQTVLGLDAARMAGAFLTAPATLGQRLVRAKARIRSAGIPFEYPEARDLPHRLQDVLDGIYAAYGTGWDDVDGADARPDGLTAEAIDLGRILCRLMPDEPEPLGLLALMLFCESRAEARRSASGAYVPLDQQDTARWNPDLLAEAEQCLAQASRMQRLGPYQLEAAIQSAHCERRVGAPVPPETLVALYNGLLALRPSIGAQVSLACALANARGHDAGLRALEAIAPADVANYQPFWAARAHLLAAGGARAAARQAYERAIGLSASAAVRTYLGAMAQRL; translated from the coding sequence ATGAACGACACGGCCGCCCTCGCGGCCGCCGAGCGGGCGGCCCGCCTGTCCTATGGCCGGCTGCTGGCGATCCTGTCGGCGCGCACGCACGACATCGCCGGCTCCGAGGACGCGCTCGCCGACGCCTTCGCGCGCGCGCTCGAACGCTGGCCCGTCGACGGCGTGCCCGAACGCCCCGACGCCTGGCTGCTGAGCGTGGCGCGCAACCGCCGGCTCGACGCCTGGCGCCATACGCGCGTGCAGGACGCCGCCACCCAGACGCTGCTCCTGCTCGCCGGCGAGATGGACACCGCCGAGGCCGGCGGCCAGGCGGTGCCCGACGACCGGCTGCGCCTGTTCTTCGTCTGCGCCCATCCGGCCATCGACGCCGCCGCGCGCACGCCGCTGATGCTGCAGACCGTGCTCGGCCTGGACGCCGCGCGCATGGCCGGCGCCTTCCTCACCGCGCCGGCCACGCTCGGCCAGCGGCTGGTGCGCGCCAAGGCGCGCATCCGCAGCGCCGGCATTCCTTTCGAATACCCCGAGGCGCGCGACCTGCCGCATCGGCTGCAGGACGTGCTCGACGGCATCTATGCCGCCTACGGCACCGGCTGGGACGACGTGGACGGTGCCGATGCGCGCCCGGACGGCCTGACCGCCGAGGCCATCGACCTCGGCCGCATCCTGTGCCGGCTGATGCCCGACGAGCCCGAGCCGCTCGGCCTGCTGGCGCTGATGCTGTTCTGCGAGAGCCGCGCCGAGGCGCGCCGCAGCGCCAGCGGCGCCTACGTGCCGCTCGACCAGCAGGACACCGCGCGCTGGAACCCCGACCTGCTCGCCGAAGCCGAGCAATGCCTCGCGCAGGCCTCGCGCATGCAGCGCCTCGGCCCCTACCAGCTCGAGGCCGCGATCCAGTCGGCGCACTGCGAGCGCCGCGTGGGCGCGCCGGTCCCGCCCGAGACGCTGGTGGCGCTCTACAACGGGCTCCTCGCGCTGCGGCCCAGCATCGGGGCGCAGGTCAGCCTCGCATGCGCGCTCGCGAACGCGCGCGGCCACGACGCCGGGCTGCGCGCGCTCGAAGCCATTGCGCCCGCCGACGTGGCGAACTACCAGCCGTTCTGGGCCGCGCGGGCGCACCTGCTCGCCGCCGGGGGCGCACGGGCCGCCGCACGCCAGGCCTACGAACGCGCAATCGGGCTCAGCGCCAGCGCGGCCGTGCGCACCTACCTGGGGGCGATGGCGCAGCGCCTGTGA
- a CDS encoding YciI family protein: MQYMLMFYQTAAEFERSDDPAAQAHRSSWIAYADAVRKAGISLGGHGLMPPVTGTTLRIRGDKRQVQDGPFADTKEQLGGYFVIDVPDLDAALEWAARAPCASTGGVEVRPAFTATAQAA, translated from the coding sequence ATGCAGTACATGCTGATGTTCTACCAGACGGCCGCCGAGTTCGAGCGCAGCGACGACCCCGCCGCCCAGGCCCATCGCAGCAGCTGGATCGCCTATGCCGATGCGGTGCGCAAGGCCGGCATCTCGCTCGGCGGCCACGGCCTGATGCCGCCGGTGACCGGCACCACGCTGCGCATCCGCGGTGACAAGCGCCAGGTGCAGGACGGACCCTTCGCCGACACCAAGGAGCAGCTCGGCGGCTACTTCGTGATCGACGTGCCGGACCTGGACGCCGCGCTCGAATGGGCCGCGCGCGCGCCCTGCGCGAGCACCGGCGGCGTCGAAGTGCGGCCGGCGTTCACCGCGACCGCGCAGGCCGCCTGA
- a CDS encoding Gfo/Idh/MocA family oxidoreductase, with protein sequence MSLHARLQQRAAEGRPVRIGLIGAGKFGSMYLAQIPRTPGVQLVAIADLSPAAARANLERVGWQPARSAAGSVQEALKTGSTWITDDWQAVTREPTIDVVVECTGHPVAAVDHCLDAFAHGKHVVNVTVEADAFCGPLLARRAQQAGVLYSLAFGDQPALICDLVDWARTCGFPVVAAGRGHKWLPHFSESTPETVWGHYGLTPEQAKRGGLNPKMFNSFLDGSKPSIESSAVANATGLGVPSDGLLYPPASVEDIPFVTRPKTEGGVLERKGMVEVVSSLEADGRKIPYDIRMGVWVTVEAETDYIRNCFEEYNAHTDPSGRYFTLYKRWHLIGLEVGMSVASVALRGEPTGVATCWNADVVATAKRDLAAGEMLDGEGGYTVWGKLLPAERSLRLGGLPLGLAHDVRLVRPVKKGQSLCWDDVAIDTSTAAYRLRSELETMFAPAAPARAA encoded by the coding sequence ATGAGCCTCCATGCCCGCCTGCAGCAGCGCGCCGCCGAAGGGCGCCCCGTCCGCATCGGCCTGATCGGCGCCGGTAAATTTGGCTCGATGTACCTTGCGCAGATCCCGCGCACGCCCGGCGTGCAGCTGGTCGCGATCGCCGATCTCTCGCCGGCCGCCGCGCGCGCGAACCTCGAACGCGTGGGCTGGCAGCCCGCGCGAAGCGCGGCCGGCTCGGTGCAGGAGGCGCTGAAGACCGGCAGCACCTGGATCACCGACGACTGGCAGGCCGTGACGCGCGAGCCCACCATCGACGTCGTGGTCGAGTGCACCGGCCATCCCGTCGCGGCCGTGGACCATTGCCTCGATGCCTTCGCGCACGGCAAGCACGTGGTCAACGTCACGGTCGAGGCCGACGCCTTCTGCGGCCCGCTGCTCGCGCGCCGCGCCCAGCAGGCCGGCGTGCTGTATTCGCTCGCCTTCGGCGACCAGCCGGCGCTGATCTGCGACCTCGTCGACTGGGCACGCACCTGCGGCTTCCCGGTGGTGGCGGCCGGGCGCGGCCACAAGTGGCTGCCGCACTTCAGCGAATCCACGCCCGAGACGGTCTGGGGCCACTACGGCCTCACGCCCGAGCAGGCGAAGCGCGGCGGCCTCAACCCGAAGATGTTCAACAGCTTCCTCGACGGCTCCAAGCCCTCGATCGAAAGCTCGGCCGTGGCCAACGCCACCGGCCTGGGCGTGCCCTCCGACGGCCTGCTCTATCCGCCCGCGAGCGTGGAGGACATCCCCTTCGTGACGCGGCCGAAGACCGAGGGCGGCGTGCTCGAGCGCAAGGGCATGGTGGAAGTGGTGTCCTCGCTCGAAGCCGACGGCCGGAAGATCCCCTACGACATCCGCATGGGCGTGTGGGTCACGGTCGAGGCCGAGACCGACTACATCAGGAACTGCTTCGAGGAATACAACGCCCACACCGATCCGAGCGGGCGCTACTTCACGCTCTACAAGCGCTGGCACCTGATCGGGCTCGAAGTGGGCATGTCGGTCGCAAGCGTGGCGCTGCGCGGCGAACCGACCGGCGTCGCCACCTGCTGGAACGCCGACGTGGTCGCCACCGCCAAGCGCGACCTCGCGGCCGGCGAGATGCTCGACGGCGAGGGCGGCTACACCGTCTGGGGCAAGCTGCTGCCGGCCGAGCGCTCGCTGCGCCTCGGCGGACTGCCGCTCGGGCTGGCGCACGACGTCAGGCTGGTGCGGCCCGTGAAGAAGGGGCAGAGCCTCTGCTGGGACGACGTGGCGATCGACACCTCCACCGCGGCCTACCGGCTGCGCAGCGAGCTCGAAACCATGTTCGCGCCGGCCGCGCCGGCCAGGGCCGCGTAG
- a CDS encoding phytanoyl-CoA dioxygenase family protein — protein MKLTPEQRAQFERDGYLFFPSHFSPEETRVLTDAVPDLYSRREAFNVREKGSDAVRTNFAAHLISEPFAKLARHPRMVGPVMDLFDEAVYMHQFKINGKMAFEGEVWQWHQDYGTWLNDDLMPTERAMNVAIFLDDVTEHNGPLMFIPGSHRKGVVEAKHDLTTTSYPLWTVDNDLIRQLVERAGGKHGGIVSPKGPAGSMILFHSCLVHASGSNLSPFNRVAVYLSLCAVSNHIRRHKRPEYIAHRDFTPIEMLPDDCLLKPYPVDLPWKNGLPASALQTSLELLDGVEA, from the coding sequence ATGAAGCTGACACCCGAGCAACGCGCGCAGTTCGAGCGCGACGGCTACCTGTTCTTTCCCAGCCATTTCTCGCCCGAGGAGACGCGGGTGCTGACCGATGCCGTGCCCGATCTCTACAGCCGGCGCGAGGCCTTCAACGTGCGCGAGAAGGGCTCCGACGCGGTGCGCACGAACTTTGCGGCGCACCTGATCAGCGAGCCCTTCGCGAAGCTGGCGCGCCATCCGCGCATGGTCGGGCCGGTGATGGACCTGTTCGACGAAGCGGTCTACATGCACCAGTTCAAGATCAACGGCAAGATGGCCTTCGAAGGCGAGGTCTGGCAATGGCACCAGGACTACGGCACCTGGCTCAACGACGACCTGATGCCGACCGAGCGCGCGATGAACGTCGCGATCTTTCTCGACGACGTGACCGAGCACAACGGCCCGCTGATGTTCATCCCCGGCAGCCACAGGAAGGGCGTGGTGGAGGCGAAGCACGACCTCACGACCACCAGCTATCCGCTGTGGACGGTCGACAACGACCTGATCCGCCAGCTGGTCGAGCGCGCGGGCGGCAAGCACGGCGGCATCGTCTCGCCCAAGGGCCCGGCCGGTTCGATGATCCTGTTCCACAGCTGCCTGGTGCATGCCTCGGGCAGCAACCTCTCGCCCTTCAACCGCGTGGCGGTGTACCTGAGCCTGTGCGCGGTCAGCAACCACATCCGGCGCCACAAGCGGCCCGAGTACATCGCGCACCGCGACTTCACGCCGATCGAGATGCTGCCCGACGACTGCCTGCTGAAGCCCTACCCCGTCGACCTGCCGTGGAAGAACGGCCTGCCCGCGAGCGCACTGCAGACCTCGCTCGAACTGCTCGACGGCGTGGAGGCCTGA
- a CDS encoding GntR family transcriptional regulator gives MPAQLVSIEAAPDLVDQVYRALLGAISSGALAPGERLTQEDIAQRLGVSRQPVLQALRLLKKDGFVHDAPGRGVLVAPLDAEQMRQVYQVRGALDVLAARLAAGQRFCIDPKLMERGRRAARGRNVEAMIDADMAFHQAIYAASGNPLIGRSADQHWRHLRRAMGAVLQAEPQRESLWDEHEAIAKAIAAGDEARAARLSEAHVAQASEALARRLAEQLARGAAAAGRTHSASPPRHRQGDTA, from the coding sequence ATGCCCGCCCAGCTCGTCAGCATCGAAGCCGCCCCCGACCTCGTGGACCAGGTGTACCGCGCCCTGCTCGGCGCCATCAGCAGCGGCGCGCTCGCGCCCGGCGAGCGGCTCACGCAGGAGGACATCGCGCAGCGGCTCGGGGTGTCGCGCCAGCCGGTGCTGCAGGCGCTGCGCCTGCTCAAGAAGGACGGCTTCGTGCACGACGCCCCCGGGCGCGGCGTGCTCGTGGCGCCGCTCGATGCCGAGCAGATGCGCCAGGTCTACCAGGTGCGCGGTGCGCTCGACGTGCTGGCCGCGCGGCTCGCGGCCGGGCAGCGCTTCTGCATCGACCCGAAGCTCATGGAGCGCGGCCGGCGCGCCGCGCGCGGGCGCAATGTCGAGGCCATGATCGATGCCGACATGGCCTTTCACCAGGCCATCTACGCGGCCTCGGGCAATCCGCTGATCGGCCGGAGCGCCGACCAGCACTGGCGCCACCTGCGCCGCGCGATGGGTGCGGTGCTGCAGGCCGAGCCCCAGCGCGAGTCGCTCTGGGACGAGCACGAGGCCATCGCGAAGGCCATCGCCGCGGGCGACGAAGCACGCGCGGCGCGCCTGAGCGAGGCGCACGTGGCGCAGGCGAGCGAGGCGCTGGCCCGCCGGCTCGCCGAACAGCTGGCGCGCGGCGCGGCCGCGGCCGGGCGCACGCATTCCGCTTCCCCACCCCGCCACCGACAAGGAGACACCGCATGA
- a CDS encoding threo-3-hydroxy-L-aspartate ammonia-lyase, with amino-acid sequence MQLPTYDDVIAAAARLQGHAHRTPVLRSSTADARWGAQFFFKCENFQRMGAFKFRGAFNALSRFDAAQRQGGVIAFSSGNHAQAVALSARLLSMPAVIVMPSDAPAAKVAATKGYGAEVVMYDRFAEDREALTKRLAQERGMTMIPPYDHPDVLAGQGTAVKELVEETGPLDHLFVCLGGGGLLSGSALSARALAPGCKVYGVEPEAGNDGQQSLRAGRIVHIETPKTIADGAQTQHLGEYTFGIIRRDVDDIFTVSDLQLVEAMRFFAERMKMVVEPTGCLAFAGAIAAGRAIEGQRVGIVVSGGNVDLSRFAALIAPAQ; translated from the coding sequence ATGCAACTCCCCACCTACGACGACGTCATTGCCGCGGCCGCGCGGCTCCAGGGCCATGCCCACCGCACGCCGGTGCTGCGTTCCAGCACCGCCGATGCACGCTGGGGCGCGCAGTTCTTCTTCAAGTGCGAGAACTTCCAGCGCATGGGGGCCTTCAAGTTCCGCGGCGCCTTCAATGCGCTCTCCCGGTTCGACGCGGCGCAGCGCCAGGGCGGCGTGATCGCGTTCTCGTCGGGCAACCATGCGCAGGCGGTCGCGCTGTCGGCGCGGTTGCTGTCGATGCCGGCCGTGATCGTGATGCCCAGCGACGCGCCGGCCGCGAAGGTGGCCGCGACCAAAGGCTACGGCGCCGAGGTCGTGATGTACGACCGCTTCGCCGAAGACCGCGAGGCGCTGACGAAGCGGCTCGCGCAGGAACGCGGCATGACGATGATCCCGCCCTACGACCATCCCGACGTGCTCGCGGGGCAGGGCACGGCGGTGAAGGAACTGGTCGAGGAGACCGGGCCGCTCGACCATCTGTTCGTCTGCCTCGGCGGCGGCGGGCTGCTGTCGGGCTCGGCGCTCTCGGCTCGCGCGCTCGCGCCCGGCTGCAAGGTCTACGGCGTCGAGCCCGAGGCCGGCAACGACGGCCAGCAGTCGCTGCGCGCAGGGCGCATCGTGCACATCGAGACGCCGAAGACCATCGCCGACGGCGCGCAGACGCAGCACCTCGGCGAATACACCTTCGGCATCATCCGCCGCGACGTGGACGACATCTTCACGGTCAGCGACCTGCAGCTGGTCGAGGCGATGCGCTTCTTCGCCGAGCGCATGAAGATGGTGGTGGAACCCACCGGCTGCCTCGCCTTCGCGGGCGCGATCGCGGCCGGGCGTGCGATCGAGGGGCAGCGCGTGGGCATCGTGGTGAGCGGCGGCAACGTCGACCTGTCGCGCTTCGCCGCGCTGATCGCACCGGCGCAGTGA
- a CDS encoding ABC transporter ATP-binding protein encodes MTLHIEGLAKHYGEVPVFENVTLTVAPGEFVAIVGESGVGKSTLLNCMAGLDRWDAGTVTHDGTDIGALDGEACALWRRRHVGFVFQAFHVLPHLDVAQNVALPLMLLGRGRDDEPRVARMLEAVGLAGMGARLPQTLSGGQLQRVAIARALVHGPALLLADEPTGNLDPGTAAKVMELLIAQTREHGASLVLVTHSESAAARADRLLHLTAQGIRA; translated from the coding sequence ATGACGCTGCACATCGAAGGGCTGGCCAAGCACTACGGCGAGGTGCCGGTGTTCGAGAACGTGACGCTCACCGTCGCGCCGGGCGAGTTCGTCGCGATCGTCGGCGAATCGGGCGTGGGCAAGTCGACGCTGCTCAACTGCATGGCCGGGCTCGACCGCTGGGACGCCGGCACGGTGACGCACGACGGCACCGACATCGGCGCGCTCGACGGCGAGGCCTGCGCGCTCTGGCGCAGGCGCCACGTGGGCTTCGTGTTCCAGGCCTTCCACGTGCTGCCGCACCTCGACGTGGCGCAGAACGTCGCGCTGCCGCTGATGCTGCTCGGGCGCGGCCGCGACGACGAGCCGCGCGTGGCGCGCATGCTCGAGGCCGTGGGCCTTGCGGGCATGGGCGCGCGGCTGCCGCAGACGCTCTCGGGCGGGCAGTTGCAGCGCGTGGCGATCGCACGCGCGCTGGTGCACGGCCCGGCGCTGCTGCTCGCCGACGAGCCCACCGGCAACCTCGATCCGGGCACGGCCGCGAAGGTGATGGAACTGCTGATCGCGCAGACGCGCGAGCACGGCGCCTCGCTGGTGCTGGTCACGCATTCCGAAAGCGCCGCGGCGCGCGCGGACCGCCTGCTGCACCTCACGGCGCAGGGCATCCGCGCCTGA
- the miaA gene encoding tRNA (adenosine(37)-N6)-dimethylallyltransferase MiaA — translation MCPPSPTACPPRFLALAGPTASGKTAVALALAREHPVEIVSVDSALVYRGMDIGSAKPSAEERRAVPHHLIDILDPRERYSAAAFAADASRLIAEIRARGALPLLVGGTMLYFKALFDGIDAMPAADPAVRARIDADAAALGWPAMHARLAQVDPETAARLAPQDSQRIQRALEVWESSGRPLSHFHASARKTLPAAEGGLLFSLEPEDRGWLHARIAERFDAMLAAGFLDEVRALRARGDLSPELPSMRCVGYRQAWEMFEALEAEGRVAPDAAALQSLRERGIAATRQLAKRQITWLRSMPARRVIACDAPDAARTAVEQMRRAVPA, via the coding sequence ATGTGTCCCCCTTCCCCAACCGCCTGTCCGCCGCGCTTCCTGGCCCTGGCCGGGCCGACCGCTTCGGGCAAGACCGCCGTCGCGCTGGCGCTCGCGCGGGAACATCCGGTGGAGATCGTCAGCGTCGACTCGGCCCTGGTCTACCGCGGCATGGACATCGGCAGCGCCAAGCCCAGCGCCGAGGAACGCCGCGCGGTGCCGCACCACCTGATCGACATCCTCGACCCGCGCGAGCGCTACAGCGCCGCGGCCTTCGCGGCCGACGCCTCGCGGCTGATCGCCGAGATCCGCGCGCGCGGCGCGTTGCCGCTGCTGGTGGGCGGCACCATGCTGTATTTCAAGGCGCTGTTCGACGGCATCGATGCGATGCCCGCGGCCGATCCTGCGGTGCGCGCGCGCATCGATGCCGACGCCGCTGCGCTGGGCTGGCCTGCGATGCATGCGCGGCTCGCGCAGGTCGATCCGGAGACCGCCGCGCGCCTCGCGCCGCAGGACAGCCAGCGCATCCAGCGCGCGCTCGAGGTCTGGGAAAGCAGCGGCCGGCCGCTCTCGCACTTCCATGCGAGCGCGCGCAAGACGCTGCCCGCCGCGGAAGGCGGCCTCCTGTTCTCGCTCGAGCCCGAGGACCGCGGCTGGCTGCATGCACGCATCGCCGAGCGTTTCGACGCCATGCTGGCCGCGGGCTTTCTCGACGAGGTGCGTGCGCTGCGCGCGCGCGGCGACCTGTCGCCGGAACTGCCGTCGATGCGCTGCGTGGGCTACCGGCAGGCGTGGGAGATGTTCGAGGCGCTCGAGGCCGAGGGCCGGGTCGCGCCCGATGCCGCCGCGCTGCAGTCGCTGCGCGAGCGCGGCATCGCGGCCACGCGCCAGCTCGCCAAGCGCCAGATCACCTGGCTGCGCAGCATGCCCGCGCGCCGCGTGATCGCTTGCGATGCACCCGATGCCGCACGGACCGCGGTCGAACAGATGCGCCGGGCGGTGCCGGCATGA
- a CDS encoding AraC family transcriptional regulator produces MEAAQPARRDASAVLNELQRAVARTAQADGDYLTAIPELSLHRRSAATAPLHCMYGFGVGITVSGQKRVALGGEVFDYAAGQSLLTTAELPVVSHILSASTAQPFIGLMLRLDPRTVLQLAAEMALPPPARDGSHRAMSLGDLDPTLLGAVTRLVDLLAEPRLIPQLAPLLQREILVRLLAGPHGPQLQRLVAIGSPSQQVAQSMAWLKMNFTRTVLADELAASANMSPSTFRQHFRAVAGMSPMQYLKQLRLQEARQLMLNQGLDAGTAGVRVGYESASQFSREYARLFGAPPSRDIRRMRETS; encoded by the coding sequence ATGGAAGCGGCACAACCGGCGCGGCGCGATGCCTCGGCCGTGCTGAACGAATTGCAGCGCGCGGTGGCGCGCACCGCGCAGGCCGATGGCGACTACCTCACGGCCATTCCCGAACTCTCGCTGCACCGGCGCAGCGCCGCGACCGCGCCGCTGCACTGCATGTATGGCTTCGGCGTGGGCATCACGGTCAGCGGGCAGAAGCGGGTCGCGCTCGGCGGCGAGGTGTTCGACTATGCCGCGGGCCAGTCGCTGCTCACGACCGCCGAGCTTCCCGTGGTCTCGCACATCCTCAGCGCCAGCACCGCGCAGCCCTTCATCGGGCTGATGCTGCGGCTCGATCCCCGCACGGTCCTGCAGCTCGCAGCCGAGATGGCCCTGCCGCCGCCGGCCAGGGACGGCAGCCATCGCGCCATGTCGCTCGGCGACCTCGATCCGACGCTGCTCGGCGCGGTGACGCGGCTCGTCGACCTGCTGGCCGAACCGCGGCTGATCCCGCAGCTCGCGCCGCTCCTGCAGCGCGAGATCCTGGTGCGGCTGCTCGCGGGCCCGCACGGGCCGCAGCTGCAGCGCCTGGTGGCGATCGGCTCGCCGAGCCAGCAGGTGGCGCAGAGCATGGCCTGGCTCAAGATGAACTTCACGCGCACCGTGCTCGCCGACGAACTGGCCGCCTCGGCGAACATGAGTCCCTCGACCTTCCGGCAGCACTTCCGCGCGGTGGCGGGCATGAGCCCGATGCAGTACCTGAAGCAGCTGCGCCTGCAGGAGGCCCGGCAGCTGATGCTGAACCAGGGCCTCGACGCCGGCACCGCGGGCGTGCGCGTGGGCTACGAAAGCGCTTCGCAGTTCAGCCGCGAGTACGCACGGCTCTTCGGCGCGCCGCCCTCGCGCGACATACGGCGGATGCGGGAGACGAGCTGA
- a CDS encoding c-type cytochrome, protein MNTEKKIASISASLALVLGLGAAAAMPREAAASQALAQKYSCVACHQPATKVVGPSWKEIGAKYGDGKGTAAQLAASIKGGSSGKWGPMPMPPQPQVPDADLQALAQWLLDGAK, encoded by the coding sequence ATGAACACAGAAAAAAAGATCGCTTCCATCTCCGCTTCGCTCGCGCTGGTGCTGGGCCTCGGCGCCGCTGCCGCCATGCCGCGCGAGGCCGCCGCGAGCCAGGCGCTGGCGCAGAAGTATTCATGCGTCGCCTGCCATCAGCCCGCCACCAAGGTGGTAGGCCCGTCCTGGAAGGAGATCGGCGCGAAGTACGGCGACGGCAAGGGCACGGCGGCGCAGCTCGCGGCCAGCATCAAGGGCGGCAGCTCGGGCAAATGGGGCCCGATGCCGATGCCGCCGCAGCCCCAGGTGCCCGATGCCGACCTGCAGGCGCTCGCGCAGTGGCTGCTCGACGGCGCCAAGTGA
- a CDS encoding 2Fe-2S iron-sulfur cluster-binding protein yields MTALHVNGREHTVDVDPGTPILWALRDTLGMTGTKFGCGAALCGACTVHLDGQAIRSCVTPIAAAEGKKITTVERVTDGSDRVGAAVHAAWVRHDVAQCGYCQSGQIMSATAFLQSLPPGKKPSAEEIDSAMAGNICRCGTYARIRAAVADAASQLA; encoded by the coding sequence ATGACTGCACTCCACGTCAATGGCCGTGAACACACGGTCGATGTCGATCCCGGCACGCCCATCCTCTGGGCCCTGCGCGACACGCTGGGCATGACCGGCACCAAGTTCGGCTGCGGCGCCGCGCTGTGCGGCGCCTGCACGGTGCACCTCGACGGGCAGGCGATCCGCTCGTGCGTCACGCCGATCGCCGCCGCCGAAGGCAAGAAGATCACCACCGTCGAACGCGTGACCGATGGCAGCGACCGCGTCGGCGCCGCCGTGCATGCCGCCTGGGTGCGGCACGACGTCGCGCAGTGCGGCTACTGCCAGAGCGGCCAGATCATGAGCGCGACGGCCTTCCTGCAATCGCTGCCGCCGGGCAAGAAGCCCAGCGCGGAAGAGATCGACTCGGCCATGGCCGGCAACATCTGCCGCTGCGGCACCTATGCCCGCATCCGTGCCGCCGTGGCCGATGCGGCCAGCCAACTCGCCTGA